A single Oscillospiraceae bacterium DNA region contains:
- a CDS encoding glycoside hydrolase family 38 C-terminal domain-containing protein has product KKWHIMGGWYLQPDCNMPSGESFVRQILAGKNYFIDKFGVEPTCAINFDAFGHSRGLVEILKKAGYDSYLLCRPEPDMLELPGENFNWVGFSGSKIACQRAYNSYESHRGEADEKIKGWINENKNADVGIVLWGIGDHGGGPSRVDYEKIKKLNEEDKNFDIIHSIPEAYFTELDKNKLPDYSGILNPRYTGCYTTQIRIKQLHRQLENMLYMTEKMVAHAAMSGLMQYPEKNISEATKDLLLMEFHDILPGSSIEPVEQYAISLAGHGLVELDRVRTQAFLALSSGQRKAEDGEVPILVYNPHPFELEQVVECEFQLPDQNKNRDLFANPIVYQNGVKVDCQAEHEFSNFNVDWRKRCVFKATLAPGQMSRYDVKIELIPNPPKPAFAVKDGKFVFETKDIKTVINTKTGTLDKYEVHGVNYLTEGAFLPLVIKDDENSWAHKEKAFSNVIGKFTLMDKTRGAQFSGIIDGSNPESVRVIEDGEVRTIVEAIMEYEHSQLCLRYFLPKKGTELKVTAKVYWNEKMTMLKLTVPTVCKERFIGQTAYGSEKLLTNGDEMVSHKWNVVTGAGKAVSVINTGTYGSSCENGELRITCLRSPGYSAGKSDFSVRKPYIMEQDRFSPFIDQGEREFEFYLNASADTERHEKIEREAAAKNEKPMALSFFPTGLGKEVKSFALLDDKVISLAVFKRAEKSEKFVLRLFNPTAESRTTTLTIPSVDVKKTVSLAKYEFKSYAFDPTVKTFSEVDLMER; this is encoded by the coding sequence GAAAAAGTGGCACATCATGGGCGGCTGGTATCTCCAGCCCGACTGCAACATGCCCAGCGGCGAGAGCTTTGTTCGCCAGATTTTAGCTGGTAAGAACTATTTCATCGATAAATTCGGTGTGGAGCCGACCTGCGCCATCAACTTTGACGCGTTCGGTCACAGCCGCGGGCTTGTCGAAATTTTGAAAAAGGCCGGGTATGACTCCTATCTGCTGTGCCGTCCCGAACCTGATATGCTCGAATTGCCGGGTGAAAACTTCAACTGGGTCGGTTTTTCGGGCAGTAAAATCGCCTGCCAACGCGCCTATAATTCTTATGAGTCCCATCGCGGAGAGGCCGACGAGAAGATTAAGGGATGGATAAATGAGAACAAAAACGCCGACGTCGGCATCGTACTTTGGGGCATCGGTGACCACGGCGGCGGCCCGTCGAGAGTTGACTACGAAAAGATCAAAAAACTCAACGAGGAAGACAAAAATTTCGACATCATCCACTCGATCCCCGAAGCCTATTTTACCGAGTTGGATAAAAACAAGCTGCCCGATTATTCTGGTATTTTGAATCCGCGTTATACCGGCTGCTATACCACTCAAATCCGCATCAAGCAGCTGCACCGTCAGCTTGAAAATATGCTCTATATGACCGAGAAGATGGTCGCTCACGCCGCGATGTCCGGCCTGATGCAGTACCCCGAAAAGAATATTTCCGAAGCCACCAAAGACCTGCTGCTGATGGAGTTCCACGACATACTGCCGGGTTCCTCCATCGAGCCGGTGGAGCAGTACGCCATCTCACTGGCGGGGCACGGGCTGGTCGAGCTCGATCGTGTCCGCACGCAGGCGTTCTTGGCGCTTTCCAGCGGTCAGCGCAAGGCCGAAGACGGCGAGGTGCCGATTCTGGTCTATAACCCGCATCCGTTCGAGTTGGAGCAGGTAGTCGAGTGCGAATTCCAGCTGCCCGACCAGAACAAGAACCGCGACCTGTTCGCAAATCCGATTGTCTATCAAAACGGCGTAAAAGTCGATTGTCAAGCCGAACACGAGTTCTCAAACTTCAACGTCGATTGGCGTAAACGCTGCGTGTTCAAAGCCACACTCGCCCCGGGTCAGATGAGCCGCTATGATGTAAAAATCGAACTGATCCCGAATCCGCCGAAGCCCGCGTTTGCGGTCAAAGACGGCAAATTCGTCTTTGAGACCAAGGATATCAAAACCGTCATCAACACGAAAACCGGCACTCTCGACAAATATGAGGTTCACGGTGTCAATTATCTCACCGAAGGCGCGTTTTTGCCGTTGGTGATCAAGGACGACGAAAACTCCTGGGCGCACAAGGAAAAGGCGTTTTCCAATGTAATCGGCAAGTTCACATTGATGGATAAAACACGCGGTGCGCAGTTTTCGGGAATCATCGATGGTAGTAATCCTGAGTCGGTGCGGGTCATCGAGGACGGCGAGGTGCGCACCATTGTCGAAGCGATCATGGAATACGAACACTCACAACTCTGCCTTCGCTATTTCCTGCCTAAAAAGGGCACCGAGCTCAAAGTGACCGCCAAGGTCTATTGGAACGAAAAGATGACCATGCTAAAACTCACCGTTCCGACCGTCTGTAAAGAGAGATTTATCGGTCAAACCGCATACGGCAGCGAAAAACTGCTCACGAACGGCGATGAGATGGTCAGCCATAAATGGAACGTCGTGACCGGAGCGGGGAAGGCCGTCAGCGTGATCAACACAGGCACCTACGGCAGCAGCTGCGAAAATGGCGAACTGCGTATCACCTGCCTGCGCTCACCGGGCTATTCTGCGGGCAAATCGGATTTCTCGGTGCGCAAGCCGTATATCATGGAACAGGATCGTTTCTCTCCGTTCATCGATCAGGGAGAGCGCGAATTTGAGTTTTATCTGAACGCCTCTGCCGACACCGAACGCCATGAAAAAATCGAGCGCGAGGCAGCGGCAAAGAACGAAAAGCCGATGGCGCTGTCCTTCTTTCCGACAGGACTCGGAAAAGAAGTTAAATCGTTCGCATTGCTCGACGACAAGGTCATCTCACTTGCGGTCTTCAAACGCGCCGAAAAGAGCGAAAAATTCGTCCTGCGCCTGTTCAACCCGACCGCCGAATCTCGCACAACGACCCTGACCATCCCGTCAGTCGATGTGAAAAAGACGGTCTCTTTGGCAAAATATGAATTCAAGTCCTATGCCTTTGATCCCACCGTCAAAACCTTCTCCGAAGTCGATCTGATGGAGAGATAA
- a CDS encoding alpha-mannosidase encodes MKHLHLVCNAHLDPVWLWQLEEGVAETLSTYRVAADFCEDYDGFIFCHNEAMLYEWVERYEPALFKRIQKLVAEKKWHIMGGWYLQPDCNMP; translated from the coding sequence ATGAAGCATCTGCATTTGGTTTGCAACGCCCATCTTGACCCGGTTTGGCTCTGGCAGCTTGAAGAAGGGGTCGCCGAAACCCTATCAACGTATCGCGTCGCAGCCGATTTTTGTGAGGACTACGACGGTTTTATTTTCTGCCACAACGAGGCGATGTTATATGAGTGGGTCGAGCGTTATGAACCGGCCTTGTTTAAGCGTATTCAAAAGCTGGTCGCCGAGAAAAAGTGGCACATCATGGGCGGCTGGTATCTCCAGCCCGACTGCAACATGCCC
- a CDS encoding sugar phosphate isomerase/epimerase family protein — MIQVGAVSRTFVNWAYADVANRMKELGFVSTELCFMFKEVNTWCYNGSTDMSGLTDELAAKIAKAFRDKGIYIASIGAFSSMFEPNEEKQAQNLRTFERYFKIAADNGIPAVATEAGFIPGRRGIIFDTYEKDFNYFKSNVMKVLELAEKYGVDLALENCVLDLAPSAKRARDLILQCGSKRFKVLLDPANLIANSDEEDMYKYLAPYISYFHGKDRKVNDASGRVVGDGDIDWPLFLKLYHEHSEGVPFILEYVNPDNCAEIRDRVLAFDKLAANR; from the coding sequence ATGATTCAAGTGGGTGCTGTCAGCCGTACATTTGTGAACTGGGCTTATGCGGATGTTGCCAATCGAATGAAGGAACTGGGCTTTGTCTCGACGGAGCTCTGTTTTATGTTTAAAGAAGTCAACACCTGGTGTTATAACGGCAGTACCGATATGAGCGGACTTACGGATGAGCTCGCCGCTAAAATTGCCAAGGCCTTTCGTGATAAAGGTATTTATATTGCATCTATCGGTGCTTTTTCAAGCATGTTTGAACCGAATGAAGAAAAGCAAGCGCAAAACCTGCGCACTTTTGAGCGCTATTTTAAAATCGCCGCCGACAACGGCATTCCGGCGGTCGCCACCGAGGCCGGTTTTATTCCGGGCAGACGCGGTATTATATTCGATACCTATGAAAAGGATTTTAATTATTTCAAGAGCAATGTGATGAAAGTGCTGGAACTGGCCGAGAAATACGGCGTGGACCTCGCGCTCGAAAACTGCGTGCTCGATCTTGCGCCGAGCGCCAAACGCGCCCGCGATCTGATTTTGCAGTGCGGTTCCAAGCGGTTCAAGGTGCTGCTCGACCCGGCGAACTTGATTGCCAACTCCGACGAAGAGGATATGTATAAATACCTTGCGCCGTACATCTCGTATTTTCACGGCAAGGACCGCAAGGTCAACGACGCTTCCGGCCGTGTTGTCGGCGACGGCGACATCGACTGGCCGCTGTTTTTAAAACTCTATCACGAGCACAGCGAAGGCGTTCCGTTTATTTTAGAATATGTGAATCCCGATAACTGCGCCGAAATCCGGGATCGGGTGTTGGCGTTTGATAAATTAGCGGCGAATAGATGA
- a CDS encoding NUDIX domain-containing protein, with translation MAELWDILDKNGNKIGRFQERGKPMQKGEYHLIVNIWIQNSKGEFLVSQRSTGGVWHGLWQTTGGCAVAGDDSLKTALKETREEIGVILDPKNGQRFKRYSAPHTNDDGCYIKDVWLFRQEVDITSVVLQPEETCDAMWASKAQIKQMINDGKFISPIQAYPYLNELFEFCGV, from the coding sequence ATGGCTGAACTGTGGGATATCTTAGACAAAAACGGTAATAAAATAGGTCGGTTTCAAGAACGCGGAAAACCCATGCAAAAAGGCGAATATCATTTAATCGTCAATATATGGATACAAAATTCTAAAGGAGAATTTCTTGTTTCCCAAAGGTCGACCGGCGGCGTATGGCACGGTCTTTGGCAAACGACCGGCGGGTGTGCCGTTGCCGGTGATGACAGTTTAAAAACGGCGCTCAAGGAAACCCGAGAAGAAATCGGGGTTATCCTTGACCCGAAAAACGGTCAGCGGTTTAAGCGATACAGCGCACCTCATACAAATGATGACGGATGTTATATCAAAGATGTCTGGCTGTTTCGCCAGGAAGTGGACATTACGTCTGTTGTTCTTCAACCGGAGGAAACCTGTGATGCCATGTGGGCAAGTAAAGCGCAAATAAAACAAATGATAAATGACGGAAAATTCATTTCGCCGATTCAAGCATATCCATATCTTAATGAACTTTTTGAATTTTGCGGGGTTTGA
- a CDS encoding DUF2461 family protein → MFHGFPKELIPFWLELPLNNTIEALPENKRRYDEVVGKPLRELFETLVPTITAINPALEVKPSRCISSPYTDRRFSHDTPLKEYVYLRFRLLNRESDVVGFYFDMGISHYGYGLRVYNSTAEGIQSLKEKLIERFTDAEKALNNAEKQGFKSVDQLYKKDHFPTLPDGIVKEFINRKSFCLEKTMSVGEAVFSQALADELSEGFMELKQIFELIK, encoded by the coding sequence ATGTTTCACGGATTTCCGAAAGAATTGATTCCGTTTTGGTTGGAACTGCCGCTCAATAATACCATCGAAGCGCTGCCCGAAAACAAACGGCGGTATGACGAGGTTGTCGGTAAGCCGCTGCGGGAGTTGTTTGAAACGCTGGTTCCGACCATAACCGCAATTAATCCCGCGCTCGAAGTGAAGCCCTCGCGCTGCATCAGTTCACCCTACACCGACCGGCGGTTTTCACACGACACGCCGCTCAAGGAATATGTCTATCTTCGGTTCCGGCTGCTGAACCGCGAGAGCGATGTGGTTGGGTTTTATTTTGATATGGGCATCTCTCATTACGGCTACGGGCTGCGGGTTTACAACTCGACGGCTGAAGGGATTCAATCGCTAAAGGAGAAATTGATCGAGCGCTTTACCGATGCCGAAAAAGCATTGAATAATGCCGAGAAACAGGGTTTCAAATCTGTTGATCAGCTCTATAAAAAAGATCACTTCCCCACTCTGCCGGATGGTATTGTCAAAGAGTTTATCAATCGGAAATCGTTTTGTTTGGAAAAAACGATGTCCGTCGGCGAGGCGGTGTTTTCACAAGCGCTTGCCGACGAGCTATCCGAGGGATTTATGGAATTAAAACAGATTTTTGAGTTGATTAAATAA
- a CDS encoding alpha-L-fucosidase produces MNQKDNIDVTIEKDSDLCSGRNNPALTEEFRDFGFGMFIHFGPDVSLGTVISHWMIGADDRLVNDFIDNGPKMFQVDDFNARKWAYLARQAGAKYAVFTAKHHSGFCMWNTKTTPFNVINTPLGRDLMPEYLNTFREMGVKPGLYFSPFDFYYNFRMKNKTLQFATPDMLQENDPEMLDYNTRQVEELMKNYGDIYCMFFDGPPDTLKTTVWNNQKNCLITRGEMQTPENVLPEEAIDMAWEGCYTMGESWGYKPIDIADHGAERHIKSLIKIRARGGNMLLNVSPDPHGAIPRWQEEVMQTMGLFNFFYGEAIFGVRPCKHVCEEGEKVFYTQSKDGKTVYAFLMDGIPHFGYYGRYEIALKKVRATAETKVRMVGSNNTIMEHRPGVDCASNYRQEGKDFIIETILSMRPSENRAWKLPVVMALENVEFI; encoded by the coding sequence GTGAATCAAAAGGACAATATCGACGTTACTATCGAAAAGGATTCAGACCTTTGCAGCGGCAGAAACAATCCCGCGCTCACCGAGGAATTCCGTGATTTCGGTTTCGGCATGTTCATCCACTTCGGACCCGATGTCTCGCTCGGAACGGTTATCAGCCACTGGATGATCGGCGCCGATGACCGGCTGGTCAACGATTTTATCGACAACGGCCCCAAGATGTTTCAAGTTGATGATTTCAACGCGAGAAAGTGGGCGTATCTGGCGCGTCAGGCGGGTGCGAAATATGCGGTTTTCACAGCTAAACACCACAGCGGTTTTTGCATGTGGAACACCAAGACCACGCCATTCAACGTCATAAACACGCCTTTAGGACGGGATCTGATGCCCGAGTACTTAAATACTTTCCGTGAGATGGGTGTAAAACCGGGACTGTACTTCTCTCCTTTTGATTTTTATTATAACTTCCGCATGAAAAACAAGACACTGCAATTCGCCACGCCGGACATGCTCCAAGAAAACGATCCCGAAATGCTCGATTACAACACCCGCCAAGTCGAAGAACTCATGAAAAATTACGGCGACATCTATTGCATGTTTTTTGACGGTCCGCCCGATACGCTTAAAACCACAGTCTGGAATAATCAAAAAAACTGCCTGATCACGCGCGGTGAAATGCAGACCCCTGAAAACGTCCTTCCTGAGGAAGCCATAGACATGGCATGGGAGGGCTGCTACACGATGGGCGAAAGCTGGGGTTATAAACCCATCGACATCGCTGATCACGGAGCCGAGCGGCATATTAAATCGCTGATTAAAATCCGCGCCCGCGGCGGCAATATGCTCTTGAACGTCAGCCCCGATCCGCACGGCGCCATCCCGCGCTGGCAGGAAGAAGTGATGCAAACGATGGGTCTGTTCAACTTCTTTTACGGCGAGGCGATTTTCGGCGTGCGCCCCTGCAAGCACGTCTGCGAAGAGGGCGAAAAGGTCTTTTATACTCAGAGTAAGGACGGCAAAACCGTTTATGCGTTCTTAATGGACGGTATTCCGCATTTTGGATATTATGGCAGATATGAGATCGCACTTAAAAAAGTCCGGGCGACCGCAGAAACCAAAGTGCGTATGGTTGGCTCGAACAACACGATCATGGAGCACCGCCCGGGTGTGGACTGCGCGTCTAATTACCGTCAAGAGGGCAAGGATTTTATCATCGAAACGATTTTATCGATGCGCCCCAGCGAAAACCGCGCTTGGAAACTGCCGGTTGTCATGGCGCTTGAAAACGTGGAATTTATTTAA
- a CDS encoding NAD-dependent epimerase/dehydratase family protein — protein sequence MKNSRVYIVTGAFGHLGSTIVGMLSERGNEVRGLALPGDSSPLSKSTKTAKIYYGDVCDIDSLKEIFDVSNEKELIVIHAAGIVSIATKFNPLVQRVNVMGTKNIIKKCFETNAKRLVYVSSVHAIPELGKGKQIFEIKKFDPDAVHGLYAKTKAEATQCVLDAAANGLDAVVVHPSGIIGPNDYGSSHTAQMIIDYFNGKLATCVRGGYDFVDVRDVAEGTISAAEKGKSGECYILSNRYCSVEELFDEMQKMSGRRKASVLPIWMAKMFAPLAEIYYKARKQPPLYTPYSLYTLESNADFSHIKADKELGYKTRTLGQTLADTVSFLKQTGRIKPFKHHKAAQSK from the coding sequence ATGAAGAATTCAAGAGTATATATCGTCACCGGTGCTTTCGGGCATCTGGGCAGCACGATTGTAGGAATGTTAAGCGAACGCGGCAATGAGGTCAGAGGGCTTGCTCTTCCGGGCGATTCCTCACCGCTCTCAAAATCCACAAAAACGGCAAAAATCTATTATGGCGACGTCTGCGACATCGATTCGCTCAAAGAGATTTTCGATGTATCAAATGAAAAAGAATTGATTGTGATTCATGCGGCGGGTATCGTTTCAATTGCGACGAAGTTCAATCCGCTTGTCCAGCGCGTCAATGTGATGGGCACCAAAAACATCATCAAAAAATGCTTTGAGACAAACGCTAAACGGCTTGTCTATGTCAGTTCGGTGCATGCGATACCGGAACTCGGCAAAGGCAAACAGATTTTTGAGATCAAAAAATTCGATCCCGATGCGGTGCATGGTCTTTATGCAAAAACCAAGGCGGAAGCCACCCAGTGCGTGCTTGATGCTGCCGCCAACGGGCTTGACGCCGTTGTGGTGCATCCGTCCGGCATCATCGGTCCTAATGACTACGGCAGCTCGCACACTGCGCAAATGATCATCGATTATTTCAACGGAAAACTTGCAACCTGCGTGCGCGGCGGCTATGATTTCGTCGATGTGCGCGACGTCGCAGAGGGCACAATCTCGGCGGCAGAGAAGGGAAAATCCGGCGAGTGCTATATTCTCTCAAACCGTTATTGTTCGGTCGAAGAGCTCTTCGACGAGATGCAAAAAATGAGCGGACGCCGAAAGGCATCTGTGCTGCCGATTTGGATGGCAAAGATGTTTGCCCCGTTGGCTGAAATTTATTACAAAGCTCGCAAACAGCCACCGCTGTATACGCCGTATTCGCTCTATACCCTCGAATCCAACGCTGATTTTAGCCATATCAAGGCGGATAAGGAACTCGGTTATAAAACCCGCACCCTCGGCCAGACCCTCGCCGATACGGTCTCCTTTTTAAAGCAGACCGGCCGCATCAAACCGTTTAAGCACCACAAAGCGGCTCAATCTAAATAA
- a CDS encoding glycoside hydrolase family 95 protein has translation MPDSNNTLFYWKPANAFTGALPLGNGRIGAMVYGKTTHEVVNLNEDTLWTGYPNCDSAPESSSHYADLKKAALEGRFKDAEAIFEEYLSRGHSQTYLPMGDLLLDFNHSEKITDYCRALELDRAVATVDYKADGVCYHREYIVSYPHDALVIKISADKTKSVNFKVRLQSRLRSNVYTVDKSKLFIDGEAPSSCYNRNSEGKTVNFMTYSNEPEKRGVQFRGGISVTLDGGELFAAEDSDFLEIKNADSAVIWFKIATSFNGYDRSPFLDGRDYYSVVKNDLDHVGEYDYDAVLKEHTYDFSEFYLRVKLDLGSTPESDLPTDERLMQFFNNPNDPSLFTLAFNFGRYLMISGSRQGSQPLNLQGIWNDKFFAPWRSNYTTNINTEMNYWPAEMTNLADMHLPLIEMVKDIAQAGVATAHDLYGGKGFCSHHNCDLWRKTTPPGNKGKNISLWAYWPFSSGWLCRHVWEHYEYNPDFSYLRDTAYPILKECSNFYLSVLTETEDGLCFAGGTSPENQFYDKNGVRCMIGKYATMSNAIIRDVFINTTKCCDIIGDKDFANRLRETVKKVIPYKIGSQGQILEYDDDYEENEPHHRHISHLYGMHPGEEINLDQTPELAQAVRKSLELRGDEGTGWSLGWKINQWARQHDGDHAYRLMCMQLRFVDPDSPMNYSKGGGTYLNLFDAHPPFQIDGNFAFVSGLSELLLQSRGNLVTLLPALPSEFKEGSISGLCAKGGLEVSLTWENGKLKNAIFMPKQNFDAVVRYDGKQVKVRFIAGQEVTFEG, from the coding sequence GTGCCTGACAGCAATAACACGCTTTTTTATTGGAAGCCCGCGAATGCTTTTACCGGAGCGCTGCCGCTCGGAAACGGACGGATCGGTGCGATGGTTTACGGAAAAACGACGCATGAAGTCGTAAATCTGAACGAAGATACTCTGTGGACGGGATATCCCAACTGCGACAGCGCACCTGAGAGCTCGTCACATTATGCCGACTTAAAAAAAGCGGCACTCGAAGGCAGATTCAAAGATGCTGAGGCGATTTTTGAAGAATATCTCTCGCGCGGTCACAGTCAAACCTATCTTCCGATGGGTGATCTGCTGTTGGACTTCAATCACTCAGAAAAAATAACCGATTACTGCCGTGCGCTCGAATTGGATCGGGCGGTTGCTACCGTCGATTACAAAGCGGACGGCGTCTGTTATCACCGCGAATATATCGTCTCCTACCCACATGACGCACTGGTCATCAAAATCAGCGCAGACAAGACCAAATCGGTCAATTTTAAAGTTCGTCTGCAAAGCCGCCTGCGCAGCAATGTCTATACCGTGGATAAAAGCAAGCTGTTTATCGATGGGGAGGCCCCGTCAAGCTGTTATAACCGCAACAGCGAGGGAAAAACCGTCAATTTCATGACCTACAGCAACGAACCTGAAAAACGCGGCGTTCAATTCCGCGGGGGCATCAGCGTCACGCTCGATGGGGGTGAATTGTTTGCCGCAGAGGACAGTGATTTTCTTGAGATTAAAAACGCCGACTCGGCCGTGATCTGGTTCAAAATTGCAACCAGTTTCAACGGTTACGACCGTTCTCCGTTTTTAGACGGCAGAGATTATTACAGTGTCGTAAAAAATGACCTGGACCATGTCGGCGAATACGATTATGACGCGGTTCTGAAAGAGCACACCTACGACTTTTCGGAGTTTTATCTCCGCGTCAAGCTCGATCTCGGTTCGACTCCCGAAAGCGATTTACCCACCGATGAACGGTTAATGCAATTTTTCAACAATCCGAATGATCCTTCGCTTTTTACACTTGCGTTTAACTTCGGGCGTTATCTGATGATCTCCGGCTCGCGTCAGGGCAGCCAGCCGTTAAATCTTCAAGGCATTTGGAACGATAAATTCTTCGCTCCATGGCGATCCAATTACACCACCAACATCAACACCGAGATGAATTATTGGCCTGCCGAAATGACAAATTTAGCCGATATGCATTTGCCTTTAATCGAAATGGTCAAGGATATCGCGCAGGCAGGTGTCGCAACAGCCCACGATCTTTACGGCGGAAAGGGCTTTTGTTCCCATCACAACTGCGACCTCTGGCGCAAGACCACGCCACCCGGAAACAAGGGTAAAAATATCTCTCTTTGGGCTTATTGGCCGTTTTCTTCGGGTTGGCTTTGCCGTCATGTCTGGGAACACTACGAATATAATCCCGACTTCTCTTATTTACGTGATACCGCTTATCCGATCTTAAAAGAGTGTTCGAATTTTTATCTCTCGGTACTGACCGAGACTGAGGACGGTCTTTGTTTTGCGGGAGGAACATCGCCCGAAAACCAGTTTTATGATAAAAACGGCGTCCGCTGCATGATCGGCAAATATGCAACGATGTCGAATGCCATAATACGCGATGTGTTTATCAATACTACAAAGTGTTGTGATATCATCGGAGACAAAGACTTCGCAAACCGGCTGCGTGAGACCGTTAAAAAGGTCATACCCTATAAAATCGGCTCCCAAGGTCAGATTCTCGAATATGACGACGATTATGAGGAAAACGAGCCGCATCATCGCCATATTTCGCATCTCTACGGAATGCACCCAGGTGAAGAAATTAATCTTGATCAGACCCCGGAACTGGCGCAAGCGGTCAGAAAGTCCCTTGAACTGCGGGGTGATGAGGGTACCGGCTGGAGTCTGGGTTGGAAGATCAATCAGTGGGCGCGCCAGCACGACGGCGACCATGCCTATCGGCTGATGTGTATGCAGCTGCGCTTCGTCGACCCCGATTCCCCGATGAACTACAGCAAAGGCGGCGGCACTTATCTTAATTTGTTCGACGCGCACCCCCCGTTCCAAATCGACGGCAATTTCGCTTTTGTCTCGGGGCTTTCGGAACTTCTTTTGCAATCGCGCGGAAATCTCGTAACCTTGCTCCCGGCGTTGCCCTCGGAATTCAAAGAAGGCAGCATCAGCGGTCTGTGCGCAAAAGGCGGCCTCGAGGTCTCATTGACATGGGAAAACGGAAAACTCAAGAATGCCATCTTCATGCCTAAACAAAATTTCGACGCTGTTGTCCGCTACGACGGCAAACAGGTCAAAGTCCGGTTTATCGCCGGTCAGGAAGTGACTTTTGAGGGATAA
- a CDS encoding helix-turn-helix transcriptional regulator, with protein MEIRICENIKNLRKEKDLGQDALADAMGVSVQAVSKWETGNSLPDVALLPRIASFFGVTVDYLFFGQREPGVPEAAVPEVDMLFADDGILRVIQFIGKKPVTKHVFERNQDLNKFYIPLAIDKVYKDKPISVEIWGSAKIEGDVGGYVEADDSVNCGNVGAFVEAGDSVNCGNVNAFVKAGDGVNCGNVNTFVEAGDGVNCGAVGGNVEAGDGVSCGAVGGNVSAGDEVKCGDVNGSVECEGDLYCSEIKGDVHCEGDIHIEKKA; from the coding sequence ATGGAGATTAGAATCTGTGAAAACATAAAGAACCTGCGCAAAGAAAAGGACTTGGGTCAGGATGCCCTTGCCGACGCTATGGGCGTCAGCGTGCAGGCGGTCAGCAAATGGGAAACCGGCAATTCTTTACCCGATGTGGCCTTGTTGCCGCGCATCGCCTCGTTTTTCGGAGTCACCGTCGATTATCTGTTCTTCGGACAGCGTGAGCCGGGGGTTCCGGAAGCTGCTGTCCCGGAAGTCGATATGCTTTTTGCTGACGATGGCATCTTACGCGTGATACAGTTTATCGGTAAAAAACCGGTGACAAAACATGTGTTCGAACGGAATCAGGATCTGAATAAATTCTATATTCCCCTTGCCATAGATAAGGTTTATAAGGACAAGCCCATTTCGGTGGAAATCTGGGGCAGCGCAAAGATCGAGGGCGATGTGGGTGGTTATGTGGAAGCGGACGACAGCGTTAACTGCGGGAATGTCGGCGCTTTTGTCGAAGCCGGAGACAGCGTGAATTGTGGAAATGTAAACGCTTTTGTCAAAGCCGGGGATGGTGTCAACTGCGGAAATGTCAATACTTTTGTCGAAGCCGGAGACGGCGTGAACTGCGGTGCGGTAGGCGGCAATGTCGAAGCCGGAGACGGTGTAAGCTGCGGCGCTGTCGGCGGGAATGTCTCGGCGGGCGACGAAGTCAAGTGCGGCGATGTCAACGGCAGTGTCGAATGTGAGGGCGATCTCTACTGCAGCGAAATCAAAGGAGATGTACACTGCGAGGGCGATATTCATATCGAGAAAAAGGCATAA